One genomic window of Stigmatopora nigra isolate UIUO_SnigA chromosome 13, RoL_Snig_1.1, whole genome shotgun sequence includes the following:
- the LOC144206682 gene encoding uncharacterized protein LOC144206682: protein MGSGTSRGTRVAPAGHGGEAKPAKKASSSARRDAFDALRSLASRRAPVDCHSAGNDSDLSGDEDEDTEFADDEEGGTADRRRCKKNPVPSKKVFTRSKTYGLCHFSRGEEDEEPRGASPSSSCSSSGNGGAEGPQGSRGAGSNKTDHDAPEPPLNCFTETILTTGATEKDVLLPQTHLTSDHNTPLTTPVLVYDGSEEELMDTIEREFS from the exons ATGGGCAGCGGAACGAGTCGTGGGACTAGGGTGGCACCTGCGGGACATGGTGGAGAAGCGAAGCCGGCTAAGAAAGCCTCTTCTTCGGCTAGACGAGACGCCTTCGACGCCTTGAGGAGCCTGGCCAGCCGCCGGGCACCGGTGGACTGTCACAGTGCCGGGAACGACTCGGATCTATCCGGGGACGAGGACGAGGACACTGAGTTTGCCGATGATGAGGAAGGGGGAACCGCGGATCGGCGGAGATGCAAGAAGAACCCGGTGCCGTCCAAGAAGGTGTTTACGAGGTCAAAGACATATGGGCTGTGTCACTTCAGTCGCggggaggaagatgaggagccGCGGGGGGCGtcgccctcctcctcctgctcatCATCCGGCAATGGTGGGGCAGAGGGGCCACAAGGCTCCCGGGGAGCAGGCAGCAACAAGACCGACCATGATGCCCCCGAGCCTCCCCTTAAT TGCTTTACTGAAACCATCTTGACAACAGGAGCAACAGAGAAAGATGTCCTCTTACCACAAACTCACCT CACTTCTGACCACAATACACCCCTGACCACACCAGTCCTTGTGTATGACGGCTCAGAAGAGGAACTTATGGACACCATTGAGAGGGAGTTTAGTTGA
- the LOC144206190 gene encoding uncharacterized protein LOC144206190: MEPYPERIALGGDPQAVMEGLQKTPQDEDPHVLQLHPHSSPSPSSSSNHSPLSAMPTSASALLALASPATRRSISMGDFRRVAGAMLAASEPGSASATAPSSRLVTPSSSMEFEAARRRLLEVEERQKVVREMERKLEELREVFVRSEQDVVLHGERLSRISGASQQSEIYVAESSQRLKKGLKFKKHRPTIVFSSMLGLRTCLPWPVKLK; this comes from the coding sequence ATGGAGCCGTATCCTGAACGCATCGCTCTCGGAGGCGACCCTCAAGCAGTAATGGAGGGACTACAGAAGACCCCACAGGACGAAGACCCCCACGTCTTACAGCTTCATCCACACTCGTCTCCATCtccttcatcatcatcaaacCACTCTCCTCTATCGGCCATGCCGACCTCCGCGTCCGCTCTCCTGGCCCTGGCTTCTCCTGCAACCCGTCGCTCCATCTCCATGGGCGACTTCCGCAGGGTGGCAGGCGCCATGCTGGCCGCTTCCGAGCCAGGGTCCGCCTCGGCTACGGCACCCTCCTCCAGGTTGGTGACGCCGAGCTCCAGCATGGAGTTTGAAGCGGCTCGTCGGCGCCTCCTGGAGGTGGAGGAGCGCCAGAAAGTGGTACGAGAGATGGAGAGGAAACTGGAGGAGCTCCGAGAGGTGTTTGTGCGCTCCGAGCAGGATGTGGTCCTCCACGGGGAGCGGCTCTCGAGGATATCGGGCGCCTCCCAGCAAAGCGAGATCTACGTGGCTGAAAGCAGCCAGCGCCTGAAGAAAGGACTGAAGTTCAAGAAACACCGGCCCACCATTGTGTTCTCCTCCATGCTGGGACTTCGAACCTGCTTGCCCTGGCCCGTGAAGCTCAAATAG
- the LOC144206681 gene encoding kelch domain-containing protein 1, whose protein sequence is MEASSFDTSSEIVARERSGHTAVVEGDHLYVWGGYMSVADDEVFLPNDEFWVYDLEQGIWQVFHMTGDIPPSMSGTCGCNLDNHMYIFGGCDDNGQTNQIYRVKLTDSQFTWTKIVHCFGSVPSPRDKLSCWVYKGRIIYFGGYGHKLLAEVDRRNTSFIEDDSSEGFVWGWNNEVHIFDPTQSNWARPETRGCTPAPRAAQACATLGNRGYICGGRVKETRTNDIHCLDFNTWTWSEIVPVSSVPLGRSWHSLTATSDSTFFLYGGLSMDCKPMSDGWLFDVDTKRWKEVAHRFKNKPRLWHTACQGKDSDVIVFGGSCDYILLVDTGHCNDALVFQTAPYPLFRICEDYIAKNASDCDVLRKQIPLLPPKLCTAVRRRMSFYRPSKKKHSQVL, encoded by the exons ATGGAAGCGTCGTCGTTCGATACCAGCTCGGAAATCGTGGCCCGAGAACGCAGTGGACATACGGCGGTGGTGGAGGGCGACCACCTCTACGTGTGGGGGGGATATATG TCTGTAGCTGATGATGAAGTGTTTCTGCCCAATGATGAATTCTGGGTGTATGACCTCGAACAAGGCATCTG gCAGGTGTTTCACATGACAGGGGACATTCCACCGTCAATGTCAGGCACCTGTGGCTGTAACCTAGACAACCACATGTACATATTTGGTGGATGTGATGATAATGGTCAGACCAATCAG ATCTATCGCGTGAAGCTGACGGACAGTCAATTCACATGGACCAAAATCGTGCACTGCTTCGGTTCTGTCCCATCGCCTCGAGACAAACTGTCCTGCTGGGTTTACAAAGGAAG gatcatCTACTTCGGGGGTTATGGCCACAAACTGCTAGCTGAGGTCGACAGGAGAAACACGAGCTTCATTGAAGATGATTCATCGGAG GGCTTTGTGTGGGGATGGAACAACGAGGTTCACATATTTGACCCCACGCAATCCAACTGGGCTCGACCCGAAACACGCGGCTGCACGCCGGCCCCCCGAGCAGCCCAGGCCTGTGCCACACTCGGAAATCGGGGCTACATTTGTGGTGGGAGAGTTAAG GAAACAAGAACAAATGACATTCACTGCTTGGACTTTAACACTTGGACGTGGTCAGAAAT AGTCCCTGTGTCCAGCGTTCCATTGGGGAGGTCATGGCATTCACTCACAGCCACGTCTGATAGCACTTTCTTTCTCTATGGAGGTCTCAGCATGGACTGCAAACCTATGA GTGATGGCTGGCTGTTCGATGTGGACACAAAAAGGTGGAAAGAAGTGGCACATCGCTTTAAGAACAAGCCAAG GTTATGGCACACGGCTTGCCAAGGCAAGGACTCTGATGTCATCGTGTTTGGAGGCAGCTGTGATTACATCCTTCTTGTTGACACT GGCCACTGCAATGATGCTCTCGTCTTCCAGACAGCACCATACCCACTTTTCAG AATTTGCGAAGACTACATCGCAAAGAACGCAAGCGATTGTGACGTTCTCCGAAAGCAGATTCCTTTACTTCCTCCCAAACTGTGTACAGCAGTGAGGAGAAGAATGTCTTTCTACAGACCTTCAAAGAAAAAACACTCACAAGTTCTGTGA